The following are encoded in a window of Phaseolus vulgaris cultivar G19833 chromosome 3, P. vulgaris v2.0, whole genome shotgun sequence genomic DNA:
- the LOC137839284 gene encoding uncharacterized protein yields the protein MACYQEDKGGPLFTTCNPNTNTALTSSSNTTSPSNTLLVESSDPNFIENPPSASTPFVSAGEGPPSTTSIVGAAPGGDEGAHNSLILITESPTSPPRQEAPLALQTQEGGGESQHQTPLAPPPTTTSSLPTSLEEILGPFTVKLKMMAEDLPLIVSKAVKDSLKKLQEENSALKESNLIMRAEAEKLSCNLLMTELDHSRLEDAMDAELRSTRKEASDLRQKLHLQVQEKIDLESKLVPYRLKVADLEAAKKADATKMENLEKRSADREVLLGKVEKERDDAIAELAKAREEAAKIAAELAQARDEGKKAAEDLARAREEKEELKKQAQELEQSTAQVLTAALEQVTYQYPELDLSMVSICNEVVDGKIVPSED from the coding sequence ATGGCCTGTTACCAAGAGGACAAGGGTGGCcccctcttcaccacctgcaatCCAAACACCAACACTGCCCTCACCTCCAGCTCTAataccaccagtccaagcaacacccttctggttgaaagcagcgaccccaacttcatagagaaccctccaagcgcctccacgccattcgttTCTGccggagagggtcctccttcaaccacttCTATTGTTGGGGCCGCACCAGGAGGAGATGAGGGCGCTCATAACTCGCTGATACTCATAACAGAATCTCcgacctcaccaccacgccaagaagccccccttgcccttcaaactcaagagggtggtggtgaaagtcagcaccaaacTCCTCTAGCACCTCCACCAACAACAACCTCAAGCCTCCCAACCTCTCTCGAAGAGATCTTAGGGCCCTTCACAGttaaactgaagatgatggcggaggatctcCCCTTGATTGTATCGAAAGCCGTGAAGGACTCCCTCAAGaagctccaagaggagaactcAGCGCTCAAGGAGTCAAATCTGATTATGAGGGCTGAAGCTGAAAAGCTCTCGTGCAACCTGCTAATGACCGAGCTGGACCACTCAAGGCTGGAGGATGCCATGGACGCGGAGCTAAGAAGCacgcgcaaggaggcctccgacctgcgccagaaactgcacctccaagtCCAAGAGAAGATCGACTTGGAAAGCAAACTTGTCccttacaggctcaaggtggcggACTTGGAGGCTGCAAAGAAGGCGGATGCGACCAAGATGGAAAACCTTGAGAAAAGGTCAGCGGATCGGGAGGTGCTCCTTGGGAAAGTTGAAAAAGAGAGGGACGATGCCATTGCTGAGCTCGCCAAAGCTCGAGAGGAGGCCGCAAAGATTGCTGCAGAGTTGGCTCAGGCTCGGGACGAGGGCAAAAAGGCTGCTGAAGACCTGGCTCGAGCTCGTGAGGAAAaggaagagctgaagaaacaagcacaagagctcgagcaaagcaCCGCCCAAGTCCTCACCGCCGCTCTGGAGCAGGTTACATACCAataccccgagctcgacctctctATGGTGTCAAtctgcaacgaggtggtggatgggaagatcgtacCCTCTGAAGACTAG